GGACAGTCGCGATGACCGACGGTGAAGCGGGCGTGCGTCCGCTTGCCTCCGCACTCGACGAGCAGGGCTTTGGCGAGGCCGGCGCGGTTCAGATCACGGAAAGCTTTGCACGGCATCTGATGCTCATCACCGACACCTGGCAGGTCGATGGTTTCGACGCCGTCGCGCGCGAATTCTTGCTCCGGTTGACGCGTGAGCAGCAGGCCGCTCATGTGATCGACGACAATGGCGATCTCCTGGTACGCCGTATCGGGCGCGACAGGCCAGATCGGCGCGATTTGAGGAAAGGCTTGCTATCGCCCTCCTGGCTCGATCCGAAGCTCGGAGGGCCGCGCCTATGAAGCTCTTGCGCACCATCGCGCTCGACCCTTCCGACACTTTCATTTTCGACGTGCCGGCGAAGCCCGGCGATTGGGCGGTGTCCGGCGCATTCCGCTTTTGTGATCGCGATCCGGCGAGCCTGAGCGGCAAGGATCGCTCGGCGTTCCGCAGCGGTTTTCTCGGCGTGCGGTCCTGGGGCTGGTCGACGCTGGCGCAAATCGTCCACGCGACCGAGGACGATCGCCGAACGTTGGTGGAACTCCTGGCGAGGCAACTGGTCGAACGGTTCGGTGCGCCGGACCTTGCAACCGCGCGCCTGGCGGCGGAGGAAGAAGTCGGATTTGCGCAGTCGCTCTGCACGCATCCCATTAGCACGCTGATCGCCGTCCACCGCTTGGCAAGCGATGGCGAGGTCCGCGAGTCATTCCGCAGATTGCAACTTCGAGAGGGGCAGGGTCACGGTAAGGCGTTCTCGTTCATGGAAATGGAGGATGACAACGAACCCAGCGATCTTAACGTTGCGAACGTGAGCGAGGAGCCGCCGCGCCGATGAAGGATTTCTGGATCGCCTGCGGCCATCACCTGCTCGATCGCGATGCGAACGGCGGGCTCGTGGTCACGGATGAGTTCCTGAAAGCCTATTTCGTGCGTCCTGAGCTGATGCCGCCGGACGTTGCTTGCGCGGTCGAGCGCCGGCTGCAAGGGGAATTGCTGGCCGATCCGCGCCGGGCAATCAGCGCGGAAGAGGTTGCCGCAATCGCCGATTTGGATGCTCGGGAGAATTGGCAATTCGTGCTGGCATTTCGCGACCTTTTGCTGTGTCATGCCACGTTGGAGGCGGCCTATCTCGCCTTGATCCGCTCGGGATCCGTCAACTTACCGCCGCTGTTTGTGAACCAGCTCGTTCACGTGATCCTGCGCAACGCGCTTGATGGATGCGAGGATCCATTCGTGCTGCGGGCGGCGGAGCTGTTCTTTCGGCCGCAGCGCATCATTCCGCATGAACATTCCCTGCTGCTGGGCGACGAGGAAGTCATCGGCAGCCCTAGTCCGACCCCGGTGTTGTCGCTGATGTCCATGCTGGGCGCAACGTCCGGCGCCCAAGTCGATGTGCTCACCGAGGAGAACGCTGCAAGCTATTGGCAGCGCAGTGACGAGTTCGATCTTGCGCTTGATTGCACGGGCGGAGGACCGGGGCCGGCAGCGCTGGCAGATGCAATGAGACGCTGGATTTCCCATTTGCTGGGGATTGACGTCGGAATCGAGCCACTCACGGCACTGCGCGACGCAAAACTCACCTGGTATGTTGGGCTCGATGCTGAGGC
This genomic interval from Bradyrhizobium sp. NP1 contains the following:
- a CDS encoding DUF6505 family protein yields the protein MKLLRTIALDPSDTFIFDVPAKPGDWAVSGAFRFCDRDPASLSGKDRSAFRSGFLGVRSWGWSTLAQIVHATEDDRRTLVELLARQLVERFGAPDLATARLAAEEEVGFAQSLCTHPISTLIAVHRLASDGEVRESFRRLQLREGQGHGKAFSFMEMEDDNEPSDLNVANVSEEPPRR
- a CDS encoding DUF6352 family protein, translated to MKDFWIACGHHLLDRDANGGLVVTDEFLKAYFVRPELMPPDVACAVERRLQGELLADPRRAISAEEVAAIADLDARENWQFVLAFRDLLLCHATLEAAYLALIRSGSVNLPPLFVNQLVHVILRNALDGCEDPFVLRAAELFFRPQRIIPHEHSLLLGDEEVIGSPSPTPVLSLMSMLGATSGAQVDVLTEENAASYWQRSDEFDLALDCTGGGPGPAALADAMRRWISHLLGIDVGIEPLTALRDAKLTWYVGLDAEATRIGDRLWHGEELDDHAASRVLTLFRLTFPDTGLVVDAVGREPVYLILAMTSDQHVRMKPQNLLMGLPIRHLEAAT